TGATAGGCCTGAATCGACATTAAACCCTCACTCCTTTTTTATAAATCAACCAAAGTTCTGCATTAAATAGGCGGATTGGGAATTCATCTTCTGAATCGCTGATTCCATCGCACCGAATTGTGCCCAATAACGGTCTTCCAGCTGAGTCAATCGTTCCTCAAATCGTTCCATTTGATCGTCCATATCTTTTATGCGGCGGCCCAATAAAAAGTTATTGTCTAAGGTTGTCGATTTACCAGCTTTTCTTTCAATGGATGATATCGTCGTTTCGATACTGTTTTCAATGCGCCGGGCAACGCCTGGTTTTTCCTCCGTACCGGCAAAAAGCTTATGTACGGATTCAGGATCCGTACTAAGAGCTTTGCGAAGCTCATCTTCATTGATTAATAGCTTTCCACCTTCCCTATAATTGGAAGAGGTTGTAATGCCAATCTCTGACATCAGCTCAAAGTCTCCATTGTTTTCGACAGGGGTATACCAGTTCGTGCGCATACTGCTTAAACCATTTTCTAAAACAGAATCATTCCTAAGCAGCCCGCTTTTTGCTTTTTCGTTCCAAAGTTCAATCTCTTTTTCCTCCATATCTTCCTTTTGCTTATCTGTAAGCGGAGGAAACTCTCTATATTTCTTTTCTTCTGTTTTTCCATTCAATTCTTCAATGATTTTATTGTATTTATCGACGAATTCAACTATCTTATCCACGGCTTGATCGACATCATTTTTTACATTTACTTTGATATTTCCATCCGTTACATCATTAAATGTAAAGTTCACACCATTTAAAGTGTAATTATTTGAATGTGTTGTGATTTTCAGCCCGTTGTTATATGTGAACTCTGCATCCGTACCGCCTCTCTCTGCTTTCTTCCAGGTGCCAGTAGAGTTATCTCCGTTTTTAATCCCTAGAGTCGTAGACAGAAACTCATCAGAACCATTAAAGCCAATTTCTGCACCAAGAAATTCTCCGCTATCCTCAGGATTAAAGTTACCTGTTTCTGTTCTTTCGATCATAACTTTATCCGCACTTTTATCGTAAAAAGCCCTTACACCTAAGTCTGAATCGCTGATCTCTGAGAGAATATTGTTAAGAGATTTATCTCCTGTTACTTCAAACGTTTTCTCGTTTTTGGTTCCATCTTCATTATAAGTGGTTACGGAAAAAGACTGACCCAGAGTCAGTTTATTTTTCAAGTTTACTTGCTCAGAACTCAGCTTTGCATCCGGATCGAATGATGCTCCCGCTTTACTAATCGTACTTTCACTATAATTGTAAGCCGCGGTGGCTGTTTTTTCGACGCTAAGGGTATAATCCCCTGTGCCTGCTGAAGAGCTGGCCGTAGCTGAAACAGCTGAATTGGAAGAAGTGACATTCTTTGAATTAAATGTTCGTTCAAGCTTCATATCAAAAGCGAGTGTATCTAATTGATTCAACTGTTTATTAACATCGCGATAGGCATCCCGCTGCCAGGTCATCCACTTTTTATCTTGTTCCATTTTATTTAACGGCTGCCGCTCAGCGCGCATAAGATCATTAATGATCTTATCGGTATCCATACCAGACGCCAGTCCGCCGATCCTCATATCACTCATATGTTCACCTACTTATATTTTGTGAGTCTACTACTATTTAGGAATTAGGTTATCGCCTCAAGCATATGACTGGACGTATAATCTCTCACCAGACTGGAAACTAGAGCTCCGCTTAAATTGTGAGTGGGGGCTGCTGACCAGGTACATCCACCTTCAACAACTCCTGGATTGGTTTCTTACTATATCGGTAATTCGTGTTCAGAGATGAAGTAAAAACAGAAAAATCCCATCAAGTAAGAATGGGATTTTTTCTCTTTCTGCTATTTGAAATGATCAATCTTCTGCGTCTAATAGAAGCAGCTATGAATCAGGATTACATAGGGAGCAACTAATCCGAAAACTATTAGCTGACCTGCGTTCTTAAAAAGAAGAATGGAATGTCTGAACGGCATTTACCAATGTAAGATTTAAAACCTACCTCCCCACAAGTCTCGAAGCGCCAGGAAAGTTGAGACGATCTTCCTTTATTTATTATTTTTTTCATCTTTCAGCATATCTAAGAGATTCTTCGTTAACGTAGCCGCTTCGGCATTCTCTTCCTGAATGGACGCATAAATCTCCTGCCGATGGATGCTCACATTTCGAGGTGCCTCAATGCCCACCTTAACTTGACCGCCTTCTACAGAGACAACCTTGATCTCTATATCGTCACCAATACGGATCGACTCTCCCGCTTTACGATTAAGGATTAACACGGCTGCCACCACCTTCTTGACCGTTAACCAGTAAATGCCTCGTTTGATAGCTCTGGT
The Halobacillus halophilus DSM 2266 DNA segment above includes these coding regions:
- the csrA gene encoding carbon storage regulator CsrA, which gives rise to MLILNRKAGESIRIGDDIEIKVVSVEGGQVKVGIEAPRNVSIHRQEIYASIQEENAEAATLTKNLLDMLKDEKNNK
- a CDS encoding flagellar hook-associated protein 2, with translation MSDMRIGGLASGMDTDKIINDLMRAERQPLNKMEQDKKWMTWQRDAYRDVNKQLNQLDTLAFDMKLERTFNSKNVTSSNSAVSATASSSAGTGDYTLSVEKTATAAYNYSESTISKAGASFDPDAKLSSEQVNLKNKLTLGQSFSVTTYNEDGTKNEKTFEVTGDKSLNNILSEISDSDLGVRAFYDKSADKVMIERTETGNFNPEDSGEFLGAEIGFNGSDEFLSTTLGIKNGDNSTGTWKKAERGGTDAEFTYNNGLKITTHSNNYTLNGVNFTFNDVTDGNIKVNVKNDVDQAVDKIVEFVDKYNKIIEELNGKTEEKKYREFPPLTDKQKEDMEEKEIELWNEKAKSGLLRNDSVLENGLSSMRTNWYTPVENNGDFELMSEIGITTSSNYREGGKLLINEDELRKALSTDPESVHKLFAGTEEKPGVARRIENSIETTISSIERKAGKSTTLDNNFLLGRRIKDMDDQMERFEERLTQLEDRYWAQFGAMESAIQKMNSQSAYLMQNFG